One genomic region from Streptomyces sp. NBC_01304 encodes:
- a CDS encoding MarR family transcriptional regulator gives MDHQDSRWFFLTNHAQVLLTIAQVPTARLREVAAACRITERTAQRIVADLEQAGCLSRKAFMQIDAAHTASWGRSFV, from the coding sequence ATGGATCACCAGGATTCGCGATGGTTCTTCCTGACCAACCACGCCCAGGTGCTGCTGACCATCGCCCAGGTGCCGACCGCGCGGCTGCGGGAGGTCGCAGCCGCCTGCCGGATCACCGAACGCACTGCCCAGCGCATCGTGGCCGACCTCGAACAGGCCGGTTGTCTGAGCCGGAAGGCGTTCATGCAGATAGACGCAGCCCATACCGCAAGCTGGGGCCGATCGTTCGTGTGA
- a CDS encoding transposase: protein MSHVITAAEPSWIGPFSGLSPRSFGKLVSALRREGVDDARTGRPWGLPLADRVLLLTAYWRTNLTLRQLAPLFGVSKSSADRIIAHLGPLLAIRPRQRFRKDTVLIVDGTLVPTRDHTVAEQSKNYRYSTAHQVVIDADTRLVVVVGRPLPGNRHDARGWAESGAQAAVGNTTTIADGGYQGTGLVIPHRRRKGEELPAWKNEHNRSHKQVRARVEHTFARMKGWKILRDCRLKGNGVHHAMLGIARLHNLTLGG, encoded by the coding sequence GTGTCTCACGTGATCACCGCAGCGGAACCGTCCTGGATAGGCCCCTTCAGTGGGTTGAGTCCGCGCTCCTTCGGCAAGCTGGTGAGCGCGCTCCGGCGTGAAGGCGTCGACGACGCTCGCACGGGCCGGCCCTGGGGACTTCCCCTGGCCGACCGGGTACTCCTGCTTACCGCGTACTGGCGAACGAACCTGACGCTGAGGCAACTTGCACCGCTGTTCGGCGTTTCGAAATCGTCGGCAGACCGCATCATCGCCCACCTCGGCCCGCTCCTGGCGATACGGCCGCGCCAGCGGTTCCGCAAGGACACCGTGCTGATCGTGGACGGCACCCTGGTGCCCACCCGCGACCACACGGTGGCCGAGCAATCGAAAAACTATCGCTACTCCACGGCTCATCAGGTGGTCATCGACGCCGACACCCGCCTGGTCGTGGTGGTCGGCCGGCCGCTGCCGGGCAACCGTCACGACGCCCGCGGATGGGCCGAGTCCGGCGCCCAGGCCGCCGTCGGCAACACTACGACCATCGCCGACGGCGGCTACCAAGGAACCGGGCTGGTCATCCCGCACCGCCGCCGCAAGGGCGAAGAACTCCCGGCCTGGAAGAACGAACACAATCGCTCTCACAAGCAGGTCCGGGCCCGCGTCGAGCACACCTTCGCCCGCATGAAGGGCTGGAAGATCCTGCGTGACTGCCGACTCAAGGGCAACGGCGTTCATCACGCGATGCTCGGCATCGCCCGTCTACACAACCTCACCCTCGGCGGATAG
- a CDS encoding SDR family oxidoreductase, whose product MSATVQRFGRLDCAVNNAGIDGMAGPLHECSEANWEQVINVDLKGVWLCLKHEVRQMLQQDSGAIVNISSAAGLTGFSVGLAAYVAAKHGVVGLTKSAALEYATSGIRINAVCPGVIRTAMLDHAIREGALTEDAAGRMNPVQRLGTPAEIAESVIWLCSDAASFITGHAMAVDGALTAGIPTPS is encoded by the coding sequence GTGTCGGCCACAGTTCAGCGGTTCGGCCGACTCGACTGCGCGGTCAACAACGCTGGCATTGATGGGATGGCAGGCCCATTGCATGAGTGCTCCGAAGCGAACTGGGAGCAGGTCATCAACGTGGACCTCAAAGGCGTCTGGCTCTGCCTGAAGCATGAAGTGCGGCAGATGCTCCAACAAGACTCAGGAGCCATCGTCAATATCTCGTCAGCTGCCGGCCTTACCGGATTCTCCGTGGGTTTGGCTGCCTACGTCGCGGCCAAGCACGGGGTCGTAGGACTCACCAAATCCGCGGCGCTCGAGTACGCGACCAGTGGAATTCGTATCAATGCCGTGTGTCCCGGTGTGATTCGGACCGCCATGCTCGACCATGCCATCAGAGAAGGCGCGCTGACCGAGGACGCAGCGGGCAGGATGAACCCTGTGCAACGACTCGGCACCCCGGCCGAAATCGCCGAGTCAGTGATATGGCTCTGCTCCGACGCGGCCTCCTTCATCACCGGTCACGCCATGGCAGTGGACGGAGCCCTGACAGCTGGAATTCCGACCCCGTCGTAA
- a CDS encoding SDR family NAD(P)-dependent oxidoreductase — protein sequence MNPGNLRGKVALITGAASGIGAATADAFVAACAKVTVVDIDEKAGKDLVSSLTGKGGEAFFACADVTFRARCRGGSVGHSSAVRPTRLRGQQRWH from the coding sequence ATGAATCCAGGAAATCTTCGAGGCAAGGTTGCCTTAATCACCGGCGCGGCGTCGGGAATCGGTGCTGCGACGGCTGATGCATTTGTCGCTGCGTGTGCAAAGGTCACTGTCGTCGACATTGACGAAAAGGCCGGGAAGGACTTGGTGTCCTCCCTCACGGGAAAGGGTGGAGAGGCGTTCTTCGCCTGTGCGGACGTCACCTTCCGCGCACGATGTCGAGGCGGCAGTGTCGGCCACAGTTCAGCGGTTCGGCCGACTCGACTGCGCGGTCAACAACGCTGGCATTGA